In Rattus norvegicus strain BN/NHsdMcwi chromosome 1, GRCr8, whole genome shotgun sequence, a genomic segment contains:
- the Ch25h gene encoding cholesterol 25-hydroxylase, with protein sequence MACHNVSELQDLGCSNQLLLQPLWDSIRTGEASARSPFFPVIFSIFTYLGFCLPFVVLDVLCPWVPILRRYKIHPDFSPSVRQLLPCLGLTLYQHLVFVFPVTLMHWARSPALLPREAPELSQLLSHVLICLLLFDTEIFAWHLLHHKVPWLYRTFHKVHHQNSSSFALATQYMSVWELLSLTFFDVLNVAMLQCHPLTILVFHVVNIWLSVEDHSGYDFPWSTHRLVPFGWYGGVAHHDLHHSQFNCNFAPYFTHWDKMLGTLRCAPHSKRLCAGSESCLDSGEQCTVHLNQKKKQT encoded by the coding sequence ATGGCCTGCCACAACGTTTCGGAGCTCCAAGACCTTGGTTGTTCCAACCAGCTGCTCCTGCAGCCTCTCTGGGACAGCATAAGGACGGGAGAGGCGTCCGCGCGCTCACCCTTCTTCCCAGTCATCTTTTCTATCTTCACTTACCTGGGCTTCTGCCTACCGTTCGTGGTGCTAGATGTCCTCTGTCCCTGGGTGCCCATCTTGAGACGCTACAAGATCCACCCGGACTTCTCGCCGTCCGTAAGGCAGCTTCTGCCCTGCCTGGGGCTGACACTCTACCAGCACCTGGTGTTCGTGTTCCCAGTGACGCTGATGCACTGGGCGCGCAGCCCCGCGCTGCTGCCGCGGGAGGCCCCCgagctctcccagctcctgagTCACGTCCTGATCTGCCTGCTGCTCTTCGACACCGAGATCTTCGCGTGGCATCTGCTGCACCATAAGGTGCCCTGGCTGTACCGCACCTTCCACAAGGTGCATCACCAGAACTCGTCCTCCTTCGCGTTGGCTACCCAATACATGAGCGTCTGGGAGCTGCTTTCTCTGACCTTCTTCGATGTGCTGAACGTCGCGATGCTTCAGTGTCACCCACTCACCATCCTCGTCTTTCACGTGGTTAACATCTGGCTGTCGGTGGAGGACCACTCAGGTTACGACTTTCCGTGGTCCACTCACAGACTTGTGCCGTTTGGCTGGTACGGGGGCGTGGCTCACCACGACCTGCATCACTCTCAGTTTAACTGCAACTTTGCTCCGTACTTCACACACTGGGACAAAATGCTGGGGACCCTGCGTTGCGCACCCCACTCGAAGCGCCTGTGTGCCGGCAGTGAGAGCTGCTTGGACTCCGGAGAGCAATGTACTGTACACTTGAAccagaagaagaaacagacttgA